A window from Drosophila miranda strain MSH22 chromosome Y unlocalized genomic scaffold, D.miranda_PacBio2.1 Contig_Y2_pilon, whole genome shotgun sequence encodes these proteins:
- the LOC117193804 gene encoding uncharacterized protein LOC117193804 produces MTRKTELCYQHLFTYIDSNICCLKGASFISDYEKAMRNALKGLHPKMNFYACWFHFTQACKKNAKQSSGFENTLKCNKKAYMLFMKFLHLPLLPESKIVEAFNLLKGEAINLNRKLFSPFLKYFNRQWLKKEGPKSISVFKRSTRTTSSVEAYNLNLGNKIRANGHFCKFVQCLIDAENEKSREFALLFQNGGNGNQTQKKKLRDRSKKIMDAMDLFERGEIDIQGFLTCTVSLADRFSKQDFFEGVDNESNLTGMSSDMKSSTSSLSANASHSSQSSDKSLVQMNPCNVCLCNPKSVLLRPCNHVNICGTCWDQIVAKKELEENENIKPKCPSCNREVEEAIRNVFIYN; encoded by the exons atgaCTCGCAAAACGGAGCTGTGTTATCAGCACTTATTCACATATATAGACTCGAACATTTGCTGCCTTAAAGGAGCATCCTTTATATCAGATTACGAAAAGGCAATGCGTAACGCGTTAAAAGGTCTGCATCCCAAAATGAATTTTTACGCCTGTTGGTTTCATTTTACTCAAGCATGCAAGAAAAATGCCAAGCAATCGAGTGGTTTTGAAAATACGCTGAAATGCAATAAGAAAGCTTACATGCTATTTATGAAATTTTTGCACTTGCCGCTTTTACCAGAAAGCAAAATTGTCGAAGCATTTAACCTTCTAAAAGGCGAAGCAATAAACTTAAATAGGAAGCTGTTTTCtccatttttaaaatattttaatagaCAGTGGCTTAAAAag GAGGGACCAAAAAGCATATCCGTGTTTAAGAGGTCAACTAGAACCACGAGCTCAGTAGAAGCTTATAATTTGAATTTGGGAAATAAAATTCGAGCAAATGGGCACTTTTGTAAATTTGTTCAATGTCTTATTGATGCAGAAAATGAAAAAAGTCGCGAGTTTGCTTTACTCTTTCAAAATGGTGGTAATGGAAATCAGACACAGAAGAAGAAATTACGT GATCGctcaaaaaaaataatggaCGCAATGGATCTTTTTGAAAGAGGTGAAATAGATATACAGGGATTTCTGACATGCACTGTTTCCTTAGCTGACCGCTTTTCAAAGCAGGACTTCTTTGAAGGGGTGGACAATGAAAGCAATTTAACTGGAATGTCTTCTGATATGAAATCTTCCACATCGTCACTTTCAGCGAATGCTTCTCATTCAAGTCAGTCATCTGATAAATCATTGGTTCAAATGAATCCATGCAATGTGTGCCTATGTAACCCAAAGTCTGTGTTGTTGCGCCCGTGCAATCACGTAAACATTTGTGGTACATGTTGGGATCAAATTGTGGCAAAAAAAGAGTTggaagaaaatgaaaatataaAGCCAAAATGTCCAAGTTGCAACCGAGAAGTCGAAGAGGCCATACGCAATGTTTTTATTTACAATTAA